Below is a window of Aeromonas veronii DNA.
CAGATTGGTGTAGCCGTAGAGCACCTTGTGGCCGTAACAGAGGCGCACGCCGATGCCGAAATCGAGGCCGCCGCTGATGTTCTCTATCTGGCTGGAGAGCAGGCTGAGCTGGCTGCGGCGCTTGCGCTCGACAAACAGCTCGGCAAAATCGGCACCCAGCGCCAGCGCGTGATCGAGCACGTCACGGGCGATGGCGGGGGCCAACAGGGAGAATGGGGTCATAGAATATCCTTTTCTGGTCTGTCCGTTTGCTTCCGACATCCGGCTCTGATTGTTATGGAATGTCGAGTCCATTGTTGCAGACCAGCACAAAAAAGTCGCTATAGCGTCACGCGATGATACCGATTGAGAAAATCGGTGCGATAACTGCGCCCGGGCGGCCACATCCACAGGGAGTGGCCGCCTTAAGATGAGTGAAAAAGATCAGAGCAGGGCGTGGATTTCGCTCAGGATCTGTTCGACCCACTGCTCGATGCGCGGATCGGTCTGGTCATATTGGTTGGCATCATCGAGGGCCAGCCCGACGAAGTGACGGCCATCGTCGATCAGTGCCTTGGAGGCATCGAATTCGTACCCTTCGTTGGGCCAGTAGCCCACCAGCTTGACTCCTTTTGGCACCAGCTGGTCGTGCAGCATGCCGAGGGCATCCTGGAACCATTCCCCATAACCGAGTTGATCGCCGAGGCCAAACAGGGCAACGATGCGTCCCTCCAGATGGAGGTCGGCGATATCTTCCCAGCGGGACTCCCAGTCCTCCTGCAGTTCGCCAAAATCCCAAGTGGAGATGCCGAGGATCAGGATCTCGTAATCCTCCATCCGGCGCAGGGAGACATCTTTGATATTGTGAATATCCACCAGCTCGGGGCCGATGAGGGCGCGGATCTTCTCGGCAGCCATCTCGGTGTAGCAGGTGGTGGAACCGTAAAACAGACCAATCTTCATCGCTCTTCTCTCTGTTGGCGCTTTCTCGCTTGCTTTTGGCGCGTTCTCGCATGCTCGTGTGGGCAGCGCCATGTTGGCAACACGATGGGTAACGTAAGGGGAGGGCGCCAGTCTAGCAGATTGCCA
It encodes the following:
- the fldB gene encoding flavodoxin FldB, with translation MKIGLFYGSTTCYTEMAAEKIRALIGPELVDIHNIKDVSLRRMEDYEILILGISTWDFGELQEDWESRWEDIADLHLEGRIVALFGLGDQLGYGEWFQDALGMLHDQLVPKGVKLVGYWPNEGYEFDASKALIDDGRHFVGLALDDANQYDQTDPRIEQWVEQILSEIHALL